The Podarcis raffonei isolate rPodRaf1 chromosome 2, rPodRaf1.pri, whole genome shotgun sequence genome window below encodes:
- the LOC128409196 gene encoding zinc finger protein 585B-like isoform X3, whose amino-acid sequence MASCCAVPRCNNRRWRGSHVTFHRFPLTKEDQLKKWLVNIGRQNFTPSYNDVVCSEHFRRTDFWGKVASGRRELKPGAIPTVVRRPKKGSGKGLAKTRKCLVRRKPPDREPSSQTLAIGESDVETAAAASKSDIVILEHSYSAPASPASSALDLRVASIREKSSAADSEARKSPRLLQARIRRECRERSGPNVPEEPIDNSDAQRQHFRQFRYEEVQGPRELCNRLWDLCHQWLKPGKHTKLQMLELVILEQFLAILPREMQDYVKEEGPTDCDHAVTLAEDFLQSQQEAEEGVTDLSKAKKTPSQARRTAQARRIVKKEDGDAATLEDVTVSDGRAEGISEEVLVPEEVVSQEEVSTVVEAVESAMMGSQGEEAKPCEGLPGGGEDKDVEENRATEKETQTVAAGSNQAQKYEDESCQAEGPGQAGSGATSLEDCECDGLQGLNLTVHERSHMAEKPFGCSKCGKSFSRKSLLLEHRRSHPGDTRYGCSVCEKRFNKRARLIAHERSHTGDKPYQCSDCGKSFSQEASLATHQRTHTGEKPYECLECGKSYPWKTSLAVHQKIHAGETYTCPVCEKSFNQKSLLRIHKRIHTAEKLYKCSDCDQSFTLEKYLNAHRVRAHTRERPHACAHCDKTFIFKYSLIEHQRMHTDERPFKCSDCGKRYNGKAALVVHQNTHAGEKPYLCQDCGKSFKTKCALTGHEKRHRGEKPHKCSHCDKSFYWKHRLILHERIHTGERPYQCPECGKSFRYRNNLTKHKRNTHETIRTGDRTYQCSICGKSFRWRRSFILHERAHTGEKPYKCPECGKSFMSRVSLIVHKRIHTGERPYQCPECGKKFIKKQALSKHKTVHTGERRYLCTACGRRFSNKGNLIRHMKIHTGEKPYVCPICGKSFIQKVCLIEHEPTHSKEKPYVCTECGKRFKRKRGFLLHVRMHRGEVPRESPKKSLNGGEAVSASPKPPAKEKSHPCLDCGKSFHSECHLIMHQRTHTGEKPYQCTECGKRFSQQSSLNTHQRVHTGEKPSLCTECGKRFHNKSNLARHQRIHTGEKPFACPECGKTFNQKASLEAHKATHSKESPFSCADCGKRFKLKVSLLVHQRTHTGEKPYECLQCGKRYIRCSQLRRHERTHAMQTELVAEPVEVTEFPVEAISTAVISVDGDLFFVQTTA is encoded by the exons GTTTCCTCTCACAAAGGAAGACCAGTTGAAAAAGTGGCTCGTGAACATCGGACGTCAGAACTTCACTCCCTCGTACAATGACGTCGTGTGCTCAGAGCACTTTAGGAGGACGGATTTTTGGGGCAAAGTAGCTTCCGGGCGGCGGGAACTCAAACCTGGAGCAATCCCGACTGTCGTTCGTCGACCGAAAAAG GGCTCTGGAAAGGGTCTGGCTAAAACGAGAAAGTGCCTTGTCCGGCGTAAACCACCCGATCGGGAACCAAGCAGCCAAACTTTGGCAATCGGCGAAAGCGATGtcgaaacagcagcagcagcctccaagAGCGACATTGTGATCCTGGAGCATTCGTACTCTGCACCAGCAAGCCCAG cCTCTTCTGCCTTGGATCTCCGGGTGGCGTCGATCCGGGAGAAAAGCAGCGCCGCAGACTCGGAGGCGAGGAAGAGCCCTCGGCTCCTCCAGGCGAGGATCAGGAGAGAATGCAGGGAGAGGTCGGGGCCGAATGTCCCGGAGGAGCCCATCGACAACTCGGACGCCCAGCGCCAACACTTCCGCCAGTTCCGCTACGAGGAGGTCCAAGGGCCCCGAGAGCTTTGCAACCGGCTCTGGGACctttgccaccagtggctgaagccCGGGAAGCACACCAAACTGCAGATGCTGGAgctggtgatcctggagcagttcctggccatCCTGCCCCGGGAGATGCAGGATTACGTCAAGGAAGAGGGACCCACGGACTGTGACCACGCCGTGACGCTGGCGGAGGATTTCCTACAGAGTCagcaagaggcagag GAGGGAGTGACTGATTTGTCCAAAGCAAAGAAGACTCCCTCGCAGGCTCGGCGTACAGCACAAGCCAGAAGAATTGTCAAGAAGGAGGACGGGGATGCTGCCACACTGG AAGACGTGACTGTGAGCGACGGCCGAGCGGAGGGCATTTCAGAGGAGGTCCTTGTGCCCGAAGAAGTCGTATCTCAGGAGGAAGTCTCCACTGTGGTTGAGGCTGTTGAAA gtgccatgATGGGGAGCCAAGGGGAGGAGGCGAAGCCCTGCGAAGGATTGCCAGGCGGAGGCGAGGACAAAGACGTGGAAGAAAACAGAGCGACAGAGAAAGAGACTCAGACAGTGGCAG CAGGAAGCAACCAAGCACAGAAGTACGAAGATGAAAGCTGTCAGGCAGAAGGacctgggcaggcaggcagcggtGCGACGTCACTGGAAGACTGTGAATGTGATGGTTTGCAGGGTCTGAACCTCACTGTTCATGAGAGGTCTCATATGGCGGAGAAGCCTTTTGGCTGCTCcaagtgtgggaaaagcttcagccgcAAATCGCTCCTTCTCGAACACCGAAGATCTCACCCAGGAGACACGCGATACGGATGTTCCGTTTGTGAAAAAAGGTTCAACAAGCGAGCACGCCTCATTGCACATGAGAGATCTCATACAGGAgacaaaccctatcagtgctctgACTGTGGGAAGTCCTTCAGTCAGGAAGCATCCCTTGCTACGCACCAGAGGACccatactggggagaaaccatatgagtGCCTCGAGTGTGGGAAAAGTTACCCGTGGAAAACATCCCTTGCCGTACATCAGAAAATCCATGCGGGAGAGACCTACACCTGCCCCGTCTGTGAGAAAAGCTTCAACCAGAAATCGTTGCTTAGGATACACAAGAGAATCCACACGGCCGAGAAGCTGTACAAGTGCTCCGATTGCGACCAGAGCTTCACCCTTGAGAAATACCTGAATGCGCACAGGGTGAGGGCTCACACCCGAGAGAGGCCGCACGCGTGCGCCCATTGCGACAAAACCTTCATCTTCAAATATTCCCTCATCGAACATCAGAGAATGCACACAGACGAGAGGCCCTTCAAATGCTCAGACTGCGGCAAGCGCTACAACGGGAAAGCGGCTCTTGTCGTACACCAGAATACCCACgcgggagagaaaccctatcttTGCCAAGACTGTGGTAAGAGCTTCAAAACCAAATGCGCCTTGACCGGACACGAGAAGCGCCACAGAGGAGAGAAGCCCCACAAATGCTCGCACTGCGACAAAAGCTTCTACTGGAAGCATCGCCTTATTTTACacgagagaatccacacaggagaaAGGCCGTACCAGTGccccgagtgcgggaagagcttccggTACAGAAACAACTTGACAAAGCACAAGAGGAACACGCACGAGACGATTCGCACGGGGGACAGGACCTACCAGTGCTCGATCTGCGGCAAAAGCTTCCGATGGCGACGGAGTTTCATTTTGCACGAGAGagcccacacgggggagaagccctacaagtgccccgaatgtgggaagagcttcatgAGCAGAGTGTCCCTCATAGTTCacaagagaatccacacaggggagaggcCCTACCAGTGCCCCGAGTGTGGGAAGAAGTTCATTAAAAAACAGGCCCTCAGTAAACACAAGACAGTCCACACAGGGGAGAGGAGATACCTGTGCACCGCATGCGGACGGAGGTTTTCTAACAAAGGCAACCTGATCAGGCACATGAAAATCCACACCGGCGAGAAACCGTACGTCTGCCCCATATGTGGGAAAAGTTTCATTCAGAAGGTGTGTCTGATTGAACACGAGCCGACCCACAGCAAAGAGAAGCCCTACGTCTGCACGGAGTGCGGGAAAAGGTTCAAGCGGAAAAGGGGGTTCTTGCTGCATGTGAGAATGCACAGAGGAGAGGTGCCCCGCGAAAGCCCCAAGAAAAGCCTCAACGGCGGGGAAGCTGTCAGCGCGAGCCCCAAGCCCCCCGCCAAAGAGAAGTCCCACCCCTGTTTggactgcgggaagagcttccaCTCCGAATGCCACCTTATTATGCACCAGAGGacgcacacgggagagaagccgtacCAGTGCACCGAGTGCGGGAAGCGCTTCAGCCAGCAGTCGTCCCTCAACACGCACCAGAGagtccacacgggggagaagccgtcGCTCTGCACCGAGTGCGGGAAGCGCTTCCACAACAAGAGCAACCTGGCGCGCCACCAGCggatccacacgggggagaagccctttGCCTGCCCCGAGTGCGGGAAAACCTTCAACCAGAAAGCCTCCCTGGAGGCGCACAAGGCCACCCACAGCAAAGAGAGCCCCTTCTCGTGCGCCGACTGCGGGAAGAGGTTCAAGCTGAAGGTCTCCCTTCTCGTGCACCAGAGGACGCACACTGGGGAGAAGCCCTACGAGTGCCTGCAGTGTGGGAAAAGGTATATCAGGTGCTCACAGCTGAGGAGGCACGAAAGGACACACGCCATGCAAACAG